A genomic segment from Modestobacter roseus encodes:
- a CDS encoding DUF305 domain-containing protein — MTAPETGHPAPGRPRWLTALLVGVIAVGMLVAGGGLAVALGIGSEETPAADSVDAGFARDMSRHHLQAVQMANLALTRSEDPEVQQLAFDISATQTNQVGRMQGWLSLWGLPLTSGEVMGWMDDGEMADMAGMDHAGHGDGAAEDAALMPGMATDAELAELRAATGDELDVLFLQLMTRHHQGGLEMAEYGEEHAQRAAVQRLAESMAQSQTAETATMVDMLRDRGAEPLPFP, encoded by the coding sequence ATGACGGCACCGGAGACCGGGCACCCCGCCCCGGGACGGCCCCGCTGGCTGACCGCCCTGCTGGTCGGCGTGATCGCCGTCGGCATGCTGGTGGCCGGTGGCGGCCTGGCCGTCGCGCTCGGCATCGGCTCGGAGGAGACCCCGGCCGCGGACTCGGTCGACGCCGGGTTCGCCCGGGACATGTCCCGCCACCACCTGCAGGCCGTGCAGATGGCCAACCTCGCGCTCACCCGCAGCGAGGACCCGGAGGTGCAGCAGCTGGCCTTCGACATCTCGGCCACCCAGACCAACCAGGTCGGCCGGATGCAGGGCTGGCTGTCGCTGTGGGGGCTGCCGCTCACCAGCGGTGAGGTCATGGGCTGGATGGACGACGGCGAGATGGCCGACATGGCCGGGATGGACCACGCGGGCCACGGCGACGGCGCTGCCGAGGATGCGGCGCTGATGCCGGGGATGGCCACCGACGCCGAGCTGGCGGAGCTGCGCGCCGCGACCGGCGACGAGCTCGACGTGCTGTTCCTGCAGCTGATGACCCGGCACCACCAGGGCGGGCTGGAGATGGCCGAGTACGGCGAGGAGCACGCGCAGCGGGCCGCCGTGCAGCGACTGGCGGAGTCGATGGCGCAGAGCCAGACGGCGGAGACCGCGACGATGGTCGACATGCTCCGCGACCGCGGGGCGGAGCCGCTCCCCTTCCCCTGA
- the lysA gene encoding diaminopimelate decarboxylase produces MRAHPAGPLHGTLTPPPAAGAPPTDLGTLDPHVWPRSATRVGGEMHLGGRPVTELARTHGTPLFVLDEGDFRGRAADFATAFADPQLPADVHYASKAFLCGQVARWIADDGLFLDACSGNELAVALAAGFPAERIALHGNNKSLVELQLAVDAGIGHVVLDSFDEIERLVPMAEARVAGGGTPVPVLIRATVGIEAHTHEFIATAHEDQKFGFSLATGDALTAAVRVIREPALHLAGLHSHIGSQIFDTAGFEAAAHRVVGLLGQVHQATGEVLGELNLGGGFGIAYLPEDDPVTPGDVAARLRTVVAAECAQLGLPVPRLAVEPGRAIAGPGTVTLYEIGTIKPVRLGSSGAPGAPLVRNYVSVDGGMSDNIRTALYDAAYTCVLANRTSDAPPALCRVVGKHCESGDVLVRDLWLPSDVQPGDLLAVAATGAYCWSMASNYNYLLKPPVVAVRGGAATEIVRRQTLSDVFALDAVLADVPAPSPAIDQPAPEHPAGARS; encoded by the coding sequence GTGAGGGCGCACCCGGCCGGGCCGCTGCACGGCACGCTGACCCCGCCGCCGGCCGCCGGTGCCCCGCCCACCGACCTGGGCACGCTCGACCCGCACGTCTGGCCGCGTTCGGCCACCCGGGTCGGCGGGGAGATGCACCTGGGCGGCCGCCCGGTCACCGAGCTGGCCCGCACCCACGGCACGCCGCTGTTCGTGCTGGACGAGGGCGACTTCCGCGGCCGGGCGGCGGACTTCGCCACCGCCTTCGCCGACCCGCAGCTGCCCGCCGACGTGCACTACGCCTCCAAGGCGTTCCTCTGCGGGCAGGTGGCCCGCTGGATCGCCGACGACGGGCTGTTCCTGGACGCCTGCAGCGGCAACGAGCTCGCCGTCGCGCTGGCCGCCGGCTTCCCCGCCGAGCGGATCGCGCTGCACGGCAACAACAAGTCCCTGGTCGAGCTGCAGCTCGCCGTCGACGCCGGGATCGGGCACGTGGTGCTCGACTCCTTCGACGAGATCGAGCGGCTGGTGCCGATGGCCGAGGCCCGGGTCGCCGGCGGCGGCACGCCGGTGCCGGTGCTCATCCGCGCGACGGTGGGCATCGAGGCGCACACCCACGAGTTCATCGCCACCGCCCACGAGGACCAGAAGTTCGGCTTCTCGCTGGCCACCGGCGACGCGCTGACCGCCGCGGTCCGGGTCATCCGCGAGCCGGCGCTGCACCTGGCCGGTCTGCACAGCCACATCGGGTCGCAGATCTTCGACACCGCGGGCTTCGAGGCCGCCGCGCACCGGGTGGTGGGCCTGCTGGGGCAGGTGCACCAGGCCACCGGCGAGGTGCTCGGCGAGCTCAACCTCGGCGGCGGGTTCGGCATCGCCTACCTGCCCGAGGACGACCCGGTGACCCCCGGCGACGTCGCGGCGCGGCTGCGCACGGTGGTCGCCGCCGAGTGCGCCCAGCTGGGGCTGCCGGTGCCCCGGCTGGCCGTGGAGCCCGGGCGGGCGATCGCCGGGCCGGGCACCGTGACCCTGTACGAGATCGGCACCATCAAGCCGGTCCGGCTCGGTTCCAGCGGCGCCCCGGGTGCGCCGCTGGTGCGCAACTACGTCTCCGTCGACGGCGGGATGAGCGACAACATCCGCACCGCCCTCTACGACGCCGCCTACACCTGCGTGCTGGCCAACCGCACCTCCGACGCCCCGCCGGCGCTGTGCCGGGTGGTGGGCAAGCACTGCGAGAGCGGGGACGTGCTGGTCCGCGACCTGTGGCTGCCCTCGGACGTGCAGCCCGGCGACCTGCTCGCCGTCGCCGCGACCGGCGCCTACTGCTGGTCGATGGCGAGCAACTACAACTACCTGCTCAAGCCCCCGGTCGTCGCCGTCCGGGGCGGTGCGGCCACCGAGATCGTGCGGCGGCAGACCCTGTCCGACGTGTTCGCCCTCGACGCGGTCCTCGCCGACGTCCCCGCCCCCTCGCCGGCGATCGACCAGCCGGCCCCCGAGCACCCCGCTGGAGCCCGCTCGTGA
- the argS gene encoding arginine--tRNA ligase, whose product MTPEQLSDVVRSAVAAAVERGDLAVAVPEDVVIERPKNPEHGDYATNVALRLAKPAARPPREVAEVLAAQLREHEGVAAVDVAGPGFLNVTLAKDALGQIAVRVVTAGEAYGRTTVLAGQRLNLEFVSANPTGPVHIGGTRWAAVGDALGRLLTASGAEVSREYYFNDAGSQIDRFARSLQAAALGRPVPEDGYAGDYIGEIAAQVVAAEPGVLELPAPEQQERFRVRGVELMFAEIKRSLAGFGVVFDTYFSEKTLHDSGALEKAVARLREQGHVYESDGAVWLRTTTFADDKDRVLVKSDGEPTYFAADCAYYLDKRERGFDRVVIMLGADHTGYVGRYKALVAAMGDDPATNLEILIGQLVNLVRNGEPVRMSKRAGTVVNLEDLVDAIGADAARYALARASVDQQIDLDLDAWTRKTNDNPVFYVQYAHARISSVLRGAADLGLALGDAGGVDTALLETQRESDLLRALAEFPQVVASAAELRAPHRVARYLEELAGTYHRFYDVCRVLPRGDEEATPVTTARLWLCAATATVLRNGLGVLGVSAPERM is encoded by the coding sequence GTGACACCCGAGCAGCTCAGTGACGTCGTCCGGTCCGCTGTCGCGGCGGCCGTGGAGCGCGGCGACCTCGCCGTCGCCGTCCCGGAGGACGTCGTCATCGAGCGCCCGAAGAACCCCGAGCACGGTGACTACGCGACCAACGTGGCGCTCCGGCTGGCCAAGCCGGCCGCGCGGCCGCCGCGCGAGGTGGCCGAGGTGCTGGCCGCGCAGCTGCGCGAGCACGAGGGCGTGGCGGCGGTCGACGTCGCCGGCCCCGGCTTCCTCAACGTCACCCTGGCCAAGGACGCGCTCGGGCAGATCGCCGTCCGGGTGGTGACCGCGGGGGAGGCCTACGGGCGCACCACGGTGCTGGCCGGGCAGCGGCTGAATCTGGAGTTCGTCTCGGCCAACCCGACCGGCCCGGTGCACATCGGCGGCACCCGGTGGGCTGCGGTCGGTGATGCGCTCGGCCGGCTGCTCACCGCCAGCGGCGCGGAGGTCTCCCGGGAGTACTACTTCAACGACGCGGGCTCGCAGATCGACCGGTTCGCCCGCAGCCTGCAGGCCGCGGCGCTGGGCCGGCCGGTGCCCGAGGACGGCTACGCCGGCGACTACATCGGCGAGATCGCCGCCCAGGTCGTCGCGGCGGAGCCCGGCGTCCTGGAGCTCCCCGCCCCCGAGCAGCAGGAGCGCTTCCGGGTGCGCGGCGTCGAGCTGATGTTCGCCGAGATCAAGCGCAGCCTGGCCGGCTTCGGCGTCGTCTTCGACACCTACTTCTCGGAGAAGACGCTGCACGACAGCGGCGCGCTGGAGAAGGCGGTGGCCCGGCTGCGGGAGCAGGGGCACGTCTACGAGTCCGACGGTGCGGTCTGGCTGCGGACGACGACGTTCGCCGACGACAAGGACCGGGTGCTGGTCAAGAGCGACGGCGAGCCGACCTACTTCGCCGCCGACTGCGCCTACTACCTGGACAAGCGGGAGCGCGGCTTCGACCGGGTCGTGATCATGCTCGGCGCCGACCACACCGGCTACGTGGGGCGGTACAAGGCGCTGGTCGCGGCGATGGGCGACGACCCGGCCACGAACCTGGAGATCCTCATCGGCCAGCTGGTCAACCTGGTCCGCAACGGCGAGCCGGTGCGGATGAGCAAGCGGGCCGGCACGGTGGTCAACCTCGAGGACCTGGTCGACGCGATCGGCGCGGACGCCGCCCGGTACGCCCTCGCCCGGGCCTCGGTCGACCAGCAGATCGACCTGGACCTGGACGCGTGGACGCGGAAGACCAACGACAACCCGGTCTTCTACGTCCAGTACGCCCACGCCCGCATCTCCTCGGTGCTGCGCGGGGCGGCCGACCTGGGGCTGGCGCTGGGCGATGCGGGCGGGGTCGACACCGCGCTGCTGGAGACCCAGCGGGAGAGCGACCTGCTGCGCGCGCTCGCGGAGTTCCCGCAGGTGGTCGCCTCGGCCGCCGAGCTGCGGGCGCCGCACCGGGTGGCCCGGTACCTGGAGGAGCTGGCCGGCACCTACCACCGCTTCTACGACGTCTGCCGGGTGCTGCCCCGCGGCGACGAGGAGGCGACCCCGGTGACCACGGCCCGGCTGTGGCTGTGCGCCGCGACCGCCACGGTGCTGCGCAACGGCCTGGGCGTGCTCGGGGTCTCCGCGCCGGAGCGGATGTGA
- a CDS encoding DUF3105 domain-containing protein translates to MTPQRPWGLIAAAVAVAVFAAAILTYAVVTVNRSNANRITSADQLEGLETYDYAGAEHVVTGVDYVETPPVGGPHDNEWADCTGTVYDAQIRPENAVHSLEHGSTWITYDPDLTSDDDVATLEELVDGRQGLMLSPWPGQGAPISLQSWNHQLTVDSATDERVEQYVDFFTLNADFHPEPGASCDNPAFLSDPLVVGDESRYAGAGEPDMSGVPSDAPVSETPAADATGTP, encoded by the coding sequence GTGACGCCGCAGCGGCCCTGGGGGCTGATCGCCGCGGCGGTCGCGGTCGCCGTCTTCGCGGCCGCGATCCTCACCTACGCCGTCGTCACGGTGAACCGGTCCAACGCGAACCGGATCACCTCCGCCGACCAGCTCGAGGGGCTGGAGACCTACGACTACGCCGGCGCCGAGCACGTCGTCACCGGGGTCGACTACGTGGAGACCCCGCCGGTGGGCGGGCCGCACGACAACGAGTGGGCCGACTGCACCGGCACGGTCTACGACGCGCAGATCCGCCCCGAGAACGCGGTGCACAGCCTGGAGCACGGTTCGACCTGGATCACCTACGACCCCGACCTCACCAGCGACGACGACGTCGCCACGCTGGAGGAGCTGGTCGACGGGCGCCAGGGCCTGATGCTCTCCCCGTGGCCGGGCCAGGGTGCGCCGATCAGCCTGCAGTCCTGGAACCACCAGCTGACCGTCGACTCGGCCACCGACGAGCGGGTCGAGCAGTACGTCGACTTCTTCACCCTCAACGCCGACTTCCACCCCGAGCCGGGCGCCAGCTGCGACAACCCCGCCTTCCTCAGCGACCCGCTGGTCGTCGGCGACGAGAGCCGCTACGCCGGCGCGGGTGAGCCGGACATGAGCGGCGTCCCGAGCGACGCCCCGGTGAGCGAGACCCCGGCGGCCGACGCCACCGGCACGCCCTGA